From the genome of Candidatus Woesearchaeota archaeon:
AGCCAAAAAGAAGGCCCGGATTTGCGCCAGTAAGCATGAGCCCAAAATTATGCAGGGCAATGGTAAACCTCTGCTCTGCAGGAAAAAAAGAATCGATAACAGACCCATTCTGCGGAACAGGCGGAATAATCCTTGAGGCAGCAATCCTCGGCTATAAAACAGAGGGGTTTGACATAGACTCTGAAATGATAGAAAAGGCAAAGGAAAACATTCTGCATTTTAGAGTAAAAAACTGCAAATTGGCAGTCATGGACGCATCGTCAATAAACAGGAAAATGAATTACATTGCATGCGACCTGCCTTACGGCTTGCGCTCAATGATTTCAGAGAAAAAAGAATCGCTATACCCGAAGTTTTTCTCTGTCCTCAAAAGGTTTCTTGGAAAAAGGGCAGTTATCGGAATCCAGAAAAGCAGGGAGACAGAAAAAATACTTAAAGCCCTGCCCCGCAATCTAAAAATAGCAGGAAGGTTCAGCCAGTATATTCACAGGAGCCTTACAAAAGAGATAATTGTGATAGACAAGAGATGAGCGCAGCAGAAAAATGAACAAGCAGAACTTAAATGAGGCAATAAGGGAGATTGCAAATCTCTCCCAGAAAGGAGCGTCCTCTTCTGAGATTTCAGAAAAAATAGGGAGGCGGGGTTTTTCAGAAAAGGAGATTTCAGAGCTTTCAGATATTGCCTCGGCAAGAAAAAGGGGAAAGGAGAAATTCTCAGAGCCGGAAAAGATGTTTATGGGGCTTTCAGACATTAGGTTTGCAACTCCTGAAATAGTTGCAGAATACCGCGCAGAACGCCTTAAGTGCGATGTTATTGCAGATTTGTGCTGCGGAACAGGGATGCAGGCAATATCATTTGCAAGAAAATGCAGAAAGGTTTATGCGATTGACATTGATGAAAGAAAAATAGGATATGCCAGGCGCAATGCAGAGGTATTCGGGATAAAAAATATAACCTTCCTTGCTGCAGATGCCCTTTCAAAAGAGGCAGAGGAAGCAATATCTGATGCAAAAATCATATTCTGCGACCCGGAAAGGGCTCCCGAGGAAAAGGAGAGAAACATAGAAGACATTAAAATCATCTCTGAAATCATAAGAAAATATTCAAAAATAACAAAGGATTTGGC
Proteins encoded in this window:
- a CDS encoding methyltransferase domain-containing protein; the protein is KEILKETGEYPWHRIYSKDFCVRNKSIEGKSRIQEKEFASKIWNELAKKGISPKVNLDNPKTKIEFIFLGKKVFSIMQVAESRENFAEREPKRRPGFAPVSMSPKLCRAMVNLCSAGKKESITDPFCGTGGIILEAAILGYKTEGFDIDSEMIEKAKENILHFRVKNCKLAVMDASSINRKMNYIACDLPYGLRSMISEKKESLYPKFFSVLKRFLGKRAVIGIQKSRETEKILKALPRNLKIAGRFSQYIHRSLTKEIIVIDKR
- a CDS encoding methyltransferase domain-containing protein → MNKQNLNEAIREIANLSQKGASSSEISEKIGRRGFSEKEISELSDIASARKRGKEKFSEPEKMFMGLSDIRFATPEIVAEYRAERLKCDVIADLCCGTGMQAISFARKCRKVYAIDIDERKIGYARRNAEVFGIKNITFLAADALSKEAEEAISDAKIIFCDPERAPEEKERNIEDIKIISEIIRKYSKITKDLAFEIPPQITPDRVKFNCELEYLSLNGKLNRLNIYFGNLRKNERSAILLPEKKAISSTGKDFKITKSGNAKKYIYEINPAVSKAGFAPELASEFGLFAYFSSKKLHLLTSDKEAESPFMKRYEVFKELSDEESGIIPALKAINASEVILRGSIDPKEYWRIRKGFERELNSGGKKVQLFVLDEKCIIASA